From Terriglobales bacterium, the proteins below share one genomic window:
- a CDS encoding carbon monoxide dehydrogenase subunit G — MKLEGSYTIAAPLDAVWSKLLDPAVLQRAIPGCQSLEEKAPHQYRAVLKAGVGPVKGTFHGDITLTDIVPEKSYTLTSNSKSTAGFVEGVGRVELEGNGDATTIVRFTGEAKVGGMLASVGGRLVEAAAQKNIRDTFDNLARELNSATPSARPA, encoded by the coding sequence ATGAAGCTTGAAGGCTCCTACACCATTGCCGCCCCGCTGGATGCCGTATGGAGCAAACTGCTGGATCCGGCGGTGCTGCAGCGAGCTATTCCCGGATGCCAGTCGCTGGAAGAAAAGGCGCCCCACCAATATCGCGCCGTGCTCAAGGCAGGCGTCGGTCCGGTGAAGGGAACATTCCACGGCGACATCACGCTTACTGACATTGTCCCGGAAAAAAGCTACACGCTGACCTCCAATTCCAAGTCCACCGCCGGTTTCGTGGAGGGCGTCGGCCGCGTCGAACTGGAAGGAAACGGCGACGCCACCACGATCGTGCGTTTTACCGGCGAGGCGAAGGTGGGAGGCATGCTGGCCTCGGTGGGCGGACGCCTGGTGGAAGCGGCGGCGCAGAAAAACATTCGCGATACTTTCGACAACCTGGCGCGCGAGTTGAATTCCGCCACGCCGTCTGCCCGTCCCGCATGA
- a CDS encoding xanthine dehydrogenase family protein subunit M yields MIPASFDYESPRELNEVLALLASREDAKLLAGGHSLLPAMKLRLASPALLVDLSRVTGLSYIKEDGGHVRIGAMTTHAEVAASTLLLKSSPLLQQAAREIGDLQVRNRGTIGGSLAHADPSADYPAAILALDAEVIAMSTRGEHIIPARDFFTGLFSTALAADEVITEVRVPVTAPAATCYKKFAHPASGMAVVGVAVLVKMRGTTIESAAVGMTGVAQNAYRAKAVEKALAGQPASAIPSACDFAADGVDVLGDYFASSEYRSHLARVYTRRALQECVAPRKK; encoded by the coding sequence ATGATCCCCGCCAGCTTCGACTACGAATCGCCACGCGAACTCAACGAAGTGCTCGCGTTGCTGGCCTCGCGCGAGGACGCCAAGCTGCTCGCCGGCGGACACAGCCTGCTGCCCGCCATGAAGCTGCGCCTGGCATCGCCGGCGCTGCTGGTGGACCTTTCGCGCGTGACCGGTCTCTCCTATATAAAGGAAGACGGCGGCCACGTGCGCATCGGCGCCATGACCACGCATGCGGAAGTGGCCGCTTCCACGCTGCTGCTGAAATCGTCGCCACTGCTGCAGCAGGCGGCGCGCGAAATCGGCGATCTGCAGGTGCGCAATCGCGGCACCATCGGGGGAAGCCTGGCGCACGCAGATCCCTCCGCCGATTACCCGGCCGCCATCCTGGCGCTCGACGCCGAGGTCATCGCCATGAGCACGCGGGGCGAGCACATCATCCCGGCCCGCGATTTTTTCACCGGCCTGTTCTCCACCGCGCTTGCCGCTGACGAGGTCATTACCGAAGTGCGCGTGCCGGTGACCGCGCCGGCCGCCACCTGCTACAAGAAATTCGCGCACCCGGCGTCGGGCATGGCGGTGGTCGGGGTGGCCGTGCTGGTGAAAATGCGCGGGACCACGATCGAGAGCGCCGCGGTGGGGATGACCGGAGTGGCGCAGAATGCCTATCGCGCCAAGGCGGTCGAGAAAGCGCTAGCGGGCCAGCCCGCGAGCGCGATTCCGTCCGCGTGCGATTTTGCCGCTGACGGGGTTGACGTCCTCGGCGATTATTTCGCCTCCAGCGAGTATCGCAGCCACCTGGCGCGGGTTTACACGCGACGCGCTTTGCAGGAGTGCGTCGCACCTCGGAAGAAGTGA
- a CDS encoding 2-isopropylmalate synthase yields DDVEFSPEDATRSDPEFLCSVLEGVIEAGATTLNIPDTVGYTVPSEFSRLISTIRERVPGIEKAIISVHCHNDLGLAVANSLAAVEAGARQVECTVNGIGERAGNAALEEIVMALRVRADRLPYSTGIRSEQICPASQALSSILGFPVQPNKAVVGCNAFAHEAGIHQHGVLSNPLCYEIMTPESVGLPSNRIVLGKHSGRHALARRYAELGHPIAGAELDSVYQRFTELADRKKNIYDRDLIALLPRRGVRPSPPIAGAAQAFGD; encoded by the coding sequence GACGACGTGGAATTCTCACCCGAGGATGCCACCCGTTCCGATCCGGAGTTCCTGTGTTCCGTACTGGAGGGCGTGATCGAGGCGGGCGCGACCACGCTCAACATTCCCGACACCGTGGGCTACACCGTGCCGAGCGAATTCTCGCGGCTGATCAGCACGATTCGCGAGCGCGTGCCCGGTATTGAGAAGGCGATTATCTCAGTCCACTGTCACAACGACCTCGGGTTAGCGGTGGCCAACAGCCTGGCCGCGGTAGAAGCCGGGGCTCGGCAGGTGGAGTGCACGGTAAACGGCATCGGCGAGCGCGCGGGCAATGCCGCGCTGGAAGAGATCGTGATGGCGCTGCGCGTCCGCGCCGACCGCCTCCCGTACAGCACCGGCATTCGCAGCGAGCAGATTTGCCCGGCGAGCCAGGCGCTCTCCTCCATTCTCGGCTTCCCGGTCCAACCCAACAAGGCGGTGGTGGGCTGCAACGCTTTCGCACATGAAGCCGGCATTCACCAGCATGGGGTGCTGAGCAATCCGCTCTGCTACGAGATCATGACGCCGGAATCGGTAGGCCTGCCGTCGAACCGCATCGTGCTCGGCAAGCATTCCGGACGGCACGCGCTGGCACGCCGCTACGCCGAACTCGGCCATCCGATCGCCGGCGCCGAACTGGATTCGGTGTACCAGCGATTCACGGAACTGGCCGACCGCAAGAAAAATATTTACGACCGCGACTTGATCGCCCTCCTGCCACGGCGAGGTGTCCGTCCTTCGCCGCCCATCGCAGGCGCTGCACAGGCCTTTGGGGACTAA
- the leuB gene encoding 3-isopropylmalate dehydrogenase: MRTKLSITVLPGDGIGVEVTREAVRVLRAIAEMHGYDFQFRSEPIGGAAIRETGFPLPPSTLTACLGSEAVLLGAVGGPEFDSLPPDRKPESGLLALRRELGAFANLRPSASYRAIEDCSPLRATVVRGADILVVRELLGGLYFGEPRGFTSDTAALNTMRYSSEEIERIARIAFQQARTRRRKVTSVDKANVLETSQLWRKVVTRVGREFPEIALDHMYVDACAMHLVTNPSRFDVILTENLFGDILSDESAVISGSLGMLASASIGGKVGLFEPVHGSAPDIAGRGIANPLGAIATAALLLRYAGGMEQEARDVESAIAEVLDRGYRTADLVRDQRTQPVTTEQMGAAVVEALSGIADRRHAYHAV, translated from the coding sequence ATGCGGACCAAGCTCAGCATCACGGTTCTTCCCGGAGATGGAATTGGCGTCGAGGTGACCCGCGAGGCGGTGCGCGTCCTGCGCGCGATCGCCGAAATGCACGGCTACGATTTTCAATTCCGTTCCGAGCCGATCGGCGGCGCGGCGATCCGCGAAACCGGTTTTCCCCTACCCCCCTCAACACTCACTGCGTGCCTGGGCAGCGAAGCGGTGCTGCTGGGCGCGGTCGGGGGACCGGAATTTGATTCGCTGCCTCCCGACCGCAAGCCGGAATCCGGTCTGCTCGCGCTCCGCCGCGAGCTGGGCGCATTTGCCAACCTGCGTCCGTCGGCTTCCTATCGCGCCATTGAAGACTGCTCGCCGCTCCGCGCCACCGTCGTGCGCGGCGCCGATATCCTGGTGGTCCGCGAGCTCCTCGGCGGGCTCTACTTCGGCGAGCCGCGGGGCTTCACGTCCGACACCGCCGCGTTGAATACCATGCGCTACTCGAGCGAGGAGATCGAGCGCATCGCGCGGATCGCATTCCAGCAGGCCCGAACCCGGCGCCGCAAGGTGACCTCAGTGGACAAGGCGAACGTGCTGGAAACCTCGCAGCTCTGGCGCAAGGTTGTGACCCGCGTGGGCAGAGAATTTCCCGAGATTGCGCTCGACCACATGTACGTGGACGCCTGCGCCATGCACCTGGTCACCAACCCGTCACGCTTCGATGTGATCCTGACGGAAAACCTGTTCGGCGACATACTTTCCGACGAATCGGCCGTGATCAGCGGCTCGCTCGGCATGCTGGCGTCGGCCAGCATCGGCGGCAAGGTTGGCCTGTTCGAGCCGGTTCACGGCTCGGCGCCCGACATTGCCGGCCGCGGTATCGCGAATCCACTGGGCGCGATCGCCACCGCCGCCCTCCTTCTGCGCTACGCCGGCGGCATGGAGCAGGAAGCGCGCGACGTCGAGTCCGCCATTGCCGAAGTCTTGGACCGCGGTTATCGAACCGCCGACCTGGTCCGCGACCAGCGCACGCAGCCGGTCACTACCGAACAGATGGGCGCCGCCGTCGTGGAAGCGCTCTCAGGAATTGCCGACCGGCGGCACGCCTACCACGCGGTGTAA
- the leuC gene encoding 3-isopropylmalate dehydratase large subunit — MTAPRTMFDKIWSRHVVREPAGEPALLYIDLHLVHEVTSPQAFDGLRAAGRRVRRPERILATVDHNVPTTSPRNVISDLVAARQVEALRKNCAEFGIRLFDIDAPEQGIVHVIGPELGATQPGMTIVCGDSHTSTHGAFGALAFGIGTSEVEHVLATQTLPQQKPRTMAIRTHGRLGPGVTAKDLALGIIGQIGTGGASGHVVEYDGEAVAALSMPERMTLCNMSIESGARAGMVAPDATTFAWIRGRRFAPPGPDIAKAIDYWRTLPSDDGAVFDTTVDIDATTLAPFVTWGTNPGMVTSVTERVPALSAAKSDAERRAWERALEYMALQPGTHIQDIAIDRVFIGSCTNSRLDDLRAAARVIRGYRIHPKVHALVVPGSQAVKSAAEAEGLDAIFRQAGFEWREAGCSMCLGMNPDVLQPGERCASTSNRNFEGRQGRGGRTHLVSPEMAAAAAIAGHFVDIREWKFREVAVAV; from the coding sequence GTGACAGCACCCCGCACCATGTTCGACAAGATTTGGAGCCGGCACGTTGTGCGCGAACCGGCCGGCGAGCCGGCGCTGCTGTACATCGATCTTCACCTGGTGCACGAGGTCACATCGCCGCAGGCATTCGACGGCTTGCGCGCCGCCGGACGCCGCGTCCGCCGCCCGGAGCGCATTCTCGCCACCGTGGACCACAACGTTCCCACTACATCGCCGCGCAATGTGATTTCGGATCTGGTTGCCGCGCGGCAGGTGGAAGCGCTGCGCAAGAATTGTGCCGAATTCGGCATCCGGCTTTTCGACATCGACGCGCCGGAGCAGGGAATCGTGCACGTCATCGGCCCGGAACTGGGGGCGACGCAGCCGGGCATGACGATCGTGTGCGGGGACAGTCACACCAGCACTCACGGCGCATTCGGCGCGCTGGCTTTCGGCATCGGTACTTCGGAAGTCGAGCACGTGCTGGCCACCCAAACTCTGCCTCAGCAGAAGCCGCGCACGATGGCAATCCGCACCCACGGTCGATTAGGGCCGGGCGTCACCGCGAAAGACCTTGCCTTGGGCATCATCGGCCAGATCGGTACCGGCGGCGCCAGCGGGCATGTGGTCGAGTACGACGGCGAAGCCGTCGCTGCGCTCTCGATGCCCGAACGAATGACGCTCTGCAACATGAGCATTGAGTCGGGCGCCCGCGCCGGGATGGTCGCACCCGATGCAACCACCTTTGCGTGGATACGCGGACGCCGTTTCGCTCCCCCGGGTCCCGACATCGCGAAGGCGATCGATTACTGGCGCACCCTCCCCAGCGATGACGGCGCCGTGTTTGATACGACGGTTGATATCGATGCCACAACGCTGGCTCCTTTCGTCACCTGGGGGACAAACCCGGGCATGGTGACCTCCGTCACCGAGCGTGTGCCCGCGTTATCGGCCGCGAAAAGCGACGCCGAACGGAGGGCATGGGAACGTGCCCTGGAATACATGGCGCTGCAGCCCGGGACGCATATCCAGGACATTGCCATTGACCGCGTTTTCATCGGGTCGTGCACGAATTCGCGCCTCGATGATCTACGCGCGGCCGCGCGCGTGATCCGCGGCTACCGCATTCATCCCAAGGTGCACGCGCTCGTTGTTCCCGGCTCGCAGGCGGTGAAGTCTGCCGCGGAAGCCGAGGGCCTGGACGCCATCTTCCGCCAAGCCGGCTTCGAGTGGCGGGAGGCCGGCTGCTCCATGTGTCTGGGCATGAATCCTGACGTGCTGCAGCCCGGCGAGCGCTGCGCCTCCACCAGCAATCGCAACTTTGAAGGCCGCCAGGGACGCGGCGGGCGCACCCACCTGGTAAGCCCGGAAATGGCCGCTGCCGCAGCCATCGCCGGACACTTCGTGGACATTCGCGAATGGAAGTTCCGCGAGGTTGCGGTCGCGGTCTGA
- a CDS encoding benzoate-CoA ligase family protein: protein MKLSVPDRFNAASYFIDCHIESRAEKVAIECGDDRVTYGGLAAGVNRVGNALRRSLGVRIEERVLLLLLDTPDFAACFFGAIKIGAVPVPVNTLLRSHEYEYLLNDSRARVAMVSEALLPQIKAIPRDRLLFLEHVVVIGDPVHGTHSYSELISAQSPELGPAPTSKDDPAFWLYSSGSTGPPKGCVHLQHDMVVASELYAKQILNITERDRFFSVAKLFFAYGLGNGLYFPLSAGGTSILLPGPPNPGSVFDVIERRQPTLFFSVPSNYAALLAHSRAGAEFDLSSIRYGVSAGESLPAAIYERFKSRFGVEILDAIGSTEALHMFIANRPGAARAGSSGQLIPGMDAKIVDDDGHPVPAGDIGNLYIRSDAVCACYWNQHEKTKETIDGHWLRTGDKYRQDQDGYFWYAGRADDMLKVSGVWVSPAEIECALVEHPAVLEAAVVARKDQDELVKPVAFVVLSRGRMAGPELATELEDFVAARLAPYKRPRWVEFLPELPKTATGKVQRYKLRMAQAPSKAQ from the coding sequence ATGAAGTTGTCTGTTCCCGACCGCTTTAACGCCGCCTCCTATTTCATTGATTGCCACATTGAGAGCCGGGCCGAGAAGGTCGCGATCGAGTGCGGGGACGATCGCGTCACCTATGGCGGGCTGGCAGCTGGCGTAAACCGCGTCGGCAACGCCCTGCGCCGGTCGCTGGGCGTTCGCATCGAAGAACGCGTTCTTTTGCTGCTCCTGGACACGCCCGATTTCGCGGCCTGCTTCTTCGGCGCGATCAAGATCGGCGCTGTGCCGGTCCCGGTCAACACCCTGCTGCGCTCCCACGAGTACGAGTACCTGCTCAACGACAGCCGCGCCCGCGTCGCCATGGTCAGCGAGGCGCTGCTGCCGCAGATCAAGGCAATCCCGCGAGACCGGCTTCTTTTTCTCGAGCACGTGGTGGTCATTGGCGATCCCGTCCACGGCACGCATTCGTATTCAGAGTTAATCAGCGCGCAATCTCCCGAGCTGGGCCCAGCACCTACTTCCAAGGACGATCCCGCGTTCTGGCTCTATTCTTCCGGCAGCACCGGACCTCCGAAAGGGTGCGTGCACTTGCAGCACGACATGGTGGTGGCGTCCGAGCTTTACGCAAAGCAGATTCTTAATATCACCGAACGTGATCGTTTTTTCAGCGTTGCCAAGCTGTTCTTCGCCTATGGACTGGGCAACGGACTGTATTTTCCACTCTCGGCGGGCGGCACGAGTATCCTGTTGCCTGGGCCGCCCAATCCCGGGAGCGTCTTCGACGTCATTGAGCGGCGCCAGCCCACGCTCTTTTTCTCCGTGCCTTCGAACTATGCCGCGCTGCTGGCGCACAGCCGGGCAGGAGCTGAGTTCGATCTCTCCAGCATCCGCTACGGAGTATCGGCGGGCGAGTCTCTGCCGGCCGCGATCTACGAGCGCTTCAAGTCGCGCTTCGGCGTCGAAATCCTGGACGCCATCGGTTCCACCGAAGCGCTGCATATGTTCATCGCGAATCGCCCCGGGGCAGCCCGAGCCGGCTCCAGCGGGCAACTGATTCCCGGGATGGACGCCAAGATCGTCGACGATGATGGCCATCCTGTTCCCGCCGGGGACATCGGCAACCTTTATATAAGGAGCGATGCGGTCTGCGCCTGCTACTGGAACCAGCACGAAAAGACCAAGGAGACCATCGACGGCCATTGGCTGCGCACCGGCGACAAATACCGCCAGGACCAGGATGGGTACTTCTGGTATGCGGGCCGCGCTGACGACATGCTGAAAGTGAGCGGCGTCTGGGTGAGCCCGGCAGAAATTGAATGCGCGCTGGTGGAGCATCCGGCGGTGCTGGAGGCGGCGGTAGTGGCGCGCAAGGACCAGGACGAGCTTGTCAAACCGGTCGCTTTCGTCGTCTTGTCTCGGGGCCGGATGGCCGGGCCCGAACTCGCCACCGAGTTGGAGGATTTTGTCGCCGCGCGACTGGCACCCTACAAGCGTCCACGCTGGGTGGAATTTCTTCCTGAATTGCCCAAGACCGCTACCGGCAAAGTCCAGCGATATAAGTTGCGCATGGCACAGGCGCCTTCGAAGGCGCAGTGA
- a CDS encoding (2Fe-2S)-binding protein produces the protein MRSVEIIVNGVERRAQVEPRMLLVQFLREVTGLTGTHIGCETSLCGACTVLLDGHAVKSCTVLAVQADGHAVTTIEALAAQGLHPLQESFWEEHALQCGFCTPGMIMCANDLLARNAAPSDAEIREGISGNLCRCTGYQNIVSAVRSASRKKTRRSAAAAGKE, from the coding sequence ATGAGATCCGTGGAAATCATTGTCAACGGCGTGGAGCGCCGCGCCCAGGTTGAGCCGCGCATGCTGCTGGTGCAGTTTTTGCGCGAAGTCACCGGGCTCACCGGTACGCACATCGGATGCGAGACGTCTCTGTGCGGCGCCTGCACGGTACTGCTCGATGGCCACGCAGTGAAATCGTGTACGGTGCTCGCGGTTCAGGCGGATGGCCATGCAGTTACGACCATCGAAGCGCTGGCCGCGCAGGGCCTTCATCCTCTGCAGGAGAGTTTTTGGGAAGAGCACGCGCTGCAATGCGGCTTCTGCACGCCGGGAATGATCATGTGCGCTAACGATCTGCTGGCGCGCAATGCCGCTCCCAGCGACGCGGAGATTCGCGAGGGGATCAGCGGCAACCTGTGCCGCTGCACGGGCTACCAGAACATCGTGAGCGCGGTGCGGTCCGCCTCCCGCAAGAAGACGCGGCGCTCGGCCGCCGCCGCGGGCAAAGAGTAG
- a CDS encoding xanthine dehydrogenase family protein molybdopterin-binding subunit, translating into MATRSKPNGKAAPGRGSGAAVADGKWSGQRFKRKEDPRLIQGISHYVGDLRLPDLLHCVFVRSPHANARIVSVDVEAARTAPGVVMVVTHSEVAGIGCVPCAGTLPGLKIPNHYVLAKDQVRYVGEPVAAIVAESPYAARDAADLVNIEYETLPAVVDLEKALASPAALVHDQFKTNLAFTHVITAGDVAAAFKRADRVVKQRLVNQRLAPIAMETRGVVAQYLPGEKQLTVWSSTQIPHLLRTQISVMLGLPETSVRVIAPEVGGGFGSKLNVYGEEAVVPWLAMKLGKPVKWIETRRENIAATIHGRDQINDVELALKKDGTILGMRTRVLADLGAYHQLLTPIIATLTGLMSTGCYKIPAIEFEVLGVFTNKMSTDAYRGAGRPEATYLIERIIDVAARELNMDTAEIRRRNFPRPTEFPFSASTGVTYDSGNYQRSLKQALELSGYEKLRARQKAGWKQGKYYGIGLSTYVEICAMGPSAAMPAGGWESGTVRIEPTGKVTALTGASPHGQGQETTFAQMIADLLGITPDDVNVIHGDTAIVPYGIGTFGSRGTAVGGTALFIATEKLVKKMAAIAAHLLGAKPEQMEFHDGRVGAKGNKKSLAFGEVVGAAYSAKSLPAGIEPGLEATHFFEPSNFTFPFGAHVISCEVDVETGEIKFDKYVAVDDCGNVINPMLVEGQVHGGIVQGMAQALYEEVIYNSDGQLVTGTLMDYALPRAPDIPDLTLSRTCTPSPVNPMGVKGVGEAGTIGCTPAVVNAVCDALTPFGVRHIDMPLKPERVWRAVHDAHSKPGHETSATAKSAAAASKSTKKPGRRA; encoded by the coding sequence ATGGCGACTCGATCCAAGCCGAACGGCAAAGCAGCTCCGGGACGAGGCAGCGGCGCGGCAGTTGCCGACGGAAAATGGAGCGGGCAGCGTTTCAAGCGCAAGGAAGACCCTCGCCTGATCCAGGGGATCAGCCACTACGTCGGCGACCTCCGCTTGCCCGATCTTCTGCATTGCGTCTTCGTGCGCTCGCCGCACGCCAATGCCCGGATCGTTTCGGTCGATGTGGAGGCCGCGCGCACCGCACCCGGGGTGGTGATGGTGGTCACACACTCCGAGGTCGCGGGCATCGGCTGCGTACCCTGCGCCGGCACCTTGCCAGGACTGAAAATCCCCAATCATTACGTGCTGGCCAAGGACCAGGTGCGCTACGTCGGCGAACCGGTTGCGGCCATCGTTGCCGAGAGCCCTTACGCCGCGCGCGACGCCGCCGACCTGGTCAACATCGAGTACGAGACGCTGCCCGCCGTGGTTGACCTGGAGAAGGCCCTGGCCTCCCCGGCGGCGCTGGTTCATGACCAGTTCAAGACCAATCTCGCGTTCACTCACGTCATCACGGCGGGCGATGTTGCGGCGGCATTTAAGCGCGCCGATCGCGTGGTCAAGCAGCGCCTGGTGAACCAGCGGCTCGCTCCCATCGCGATGGAGACCCGAGGCGTGGTTGCGCAGTACCTGCCCGGAGAAAAGCAGCTGACCGTCTGGTCGTCCACGCAAATTCCGCACCTGCTTCGCACGCAGATCTCAGTCATGCTGGGCTTGCCGGAAACTTCGGTGCGCGTGATTGCTCCCGAGGTGGGCGGCGGCTTCGGCAGCAAGCTGAACGTGTACGGCGAGGAAGCGGTGGTGCCGTGGCTGGCGATGAAGCTGGGCAAGCCGGTGAAATGGATCGAGACGCGGCGCGAAAACATCGCCGCCACCATCCACGGCCGCGACCAGATCAATGATGTCGAGCTGGCGCTGAAAAAGGACGGCACGATTCTCGGCATGCGCACGCGCGTGCTTGCCGACCTGGGCGCTTATCACCAGCTGCTGACGCCCATCATTGCCACGCTCACCGGCCTGATGAGCACCGGCTGCTACAAGATTCCCGCCATCGAGTTCGAGGTGCTCGGGGTCTTCACCAACAAGATGTCCACCGATGCTTACCGCGGCGCCGGACGCCCGGAAGCAACTTACCTGATCGAGCGAATTATCGATGTGGCCGCGCGCGAATTGAACATGGACACGGCGGAAATCCGGCGGCGCAATTTTCCCAGGCCGACGGAATTTCCTTTCAGCGCCTCGACCGGGGTCACCTACGACTCGGGCAACTACCAGCGCAGCCTGAAACAGGCACTCGAACTTTCGGGATACGAAAAGCTGCGCGCACGGCAAAAAGCCGGCTGGAAGCAAGGCAAGTATTACGGCATCGGCCTGTCCACCTACGTAGAAATTTGTGCCATGGGCCCATCGGCCGCGATGCCGGCGGGAGGATGGGAGAGCGGAACCGTCCGCATCGAGCCAACCGGGAAGGTGACGGCGCTTACCGGCGCTTCGCCACACGGACAAGGCCAGGAGACCACGTTTGCGCAAATGATCGCCGACCTGCTGGGCATCACGCCTGACGACGTCAACGTGATTCACGGCGATACCGCGATCGTGCCCTACGGCATTGGCACTTTCGGAAGCCGCGGCACCGCTGTCGGCGGCACGGCCCTATTCATCGCCACCGAAAAACTGGTGAAGAAGATGGCCGCCATCGCGGCGCACCTGCTGGGCGCCAAACCCGAGCAGATGGAATTTCACGACGGCCGCGTTGGCGCGAAGGGCAACAAGAAATCTTTGGCATTCGGCGAAGTCGTCGGCGCCGCCTATTCCGCCAAGTCTCTGCCCGCCGGTATCGAACCGGGGCTGGAGGCGACACACTTCTTCGAGCCCTCCAATTTCACCTTCCCCTTCGGCGCGCACGTGATCTCGTGCGAGGTGGACGTCGAAACCGGCGAAATCAAGTTCGACAAGTACGTAGCGGTGGATGACTGCGGCAACGTGATCAATCCCATGCTGGTCGAAGGCCAGGTCCACGGCGGCATCGTCCAGGGCATGGCGCAGGCGCTCTACGAGGAAGTGATCTACAACAGCGATGGGCAACTGGTCACCGGCACGCTGATGGATTACGCGCTCCCGCGGGCGCCCGACATCCCCGACCTAACGCTGTCCCGCACCTGCACGCCATCGCCGGTAAATCCCATGGGCGTGAAGGGGGTGGGCGAAGCGGGCACCATCGGCTGCACGCCGGCTGTGGTCAATGCGGTTTGCGACGCGCTCACGCCCTTCGGCGTTCGGCACATCGATATGCCGCTCAAGCCGGAGCGCGTATGGCGCGCCGTCCACGACGCGCACAGCAAGCCCGGCCACGAAACCTCGGCGACCGCGAAGTCGGCCGCCGCTGCTTCCAAGAGCACGAAGAAGCCAGGGAGACGCGCATGA
- the leuD gene encoding 3-isopropylmalate dehydratase small subunit produces MEPFRQHTGVTVPLDRVNVDTDQIIPKQFLKRIERTGFGEFLFYDWRLLPNGSPNPSFVLNDARYANASILIAGANFGCGSSREHAPWALADYGFRAIIAPSFADIFATNCFKNGLLTITLPETQVAELMRRAQDRAPHHLTIDLELRRVSDEQGFSAAFDIDDFRRHCLLEGLDDIGLTLQHEAEITAYEAGHGQPPWLR; encoded by the coding sequence GTGGAACCATTTCGCCAACATACTGGCGTCACCGTGCCGCTGGATCGGGTCAACGTTGACACTGACCAGATCATCCCCAAGCAATTTCTCAAGCGCATCGAGCGCACCGGCTTTGGCGAATTCCTGTTTTACGACTGGCGCCTGTTGCCCAATGGCAGTCCGAATCCTTCGTTCGTTTTGAATGATGCGCGTTACGCGAATGCCAGCATCCTGATCGCAGGCGCCAATTTCGGTTGCGGCTCCTCGCGCGAGCATGCTCCGTGGGCGCTGGCGGATTACGGCTTTCGCGCCATCATCGCTCCCTCGTTTGCCGATATCTTTGCCACCAACTGCTTTAAGAACGGACTGCTGACCATCACTCTTCCGGAAACACAAGTTGCGGAACTGATGCGGCGCGCACAGGATCGCGCTCCCCATCATCTGACCATCGACCTCGAGCTTCGCCGGGTCTCGGATGAGCAGGGCTTTTCGGCGGCGTTCGACATCGACGATTTCCGCCGGCACTGTCTGCTCGAAGGCCTGGACGACATCGGCCTCACCTTGCAGCACGAGGCGGAAATTACCGCCTACGAAGCCGGGCACGGGCAGCCGCCCTGGTTGCGTTGA